A stretch of the Arvicola amphibius chromosome 8, mArvAmp1.2, whole genome shotgun sequence genome encodes the following:
- the LOC119821354 gene encoding 60S ribosomal protein L34-like, which translates to MVQHLTYHRRLSYNTASNKTRLSRTPGNRIVYLYTKKVGKAPKSACGVCPGRLPGVCAVRPKVLMRLSKTKKHVSRAYGGSMCAKHVCDRIKQAFLIEEQKVVVKVLKAQAQSQKAE; encoded by the coding sequence ATGGTCCAGCATTTGACATACCATCGTAGGCTCTCCTACAACACAGCCTCCAACAAAACTAGGCTGTCTCGAACCCCTGGCAACAGGATTGTTTACCTTTACACGAAGAAGGTTGGAAAAGCACCTAAATCAGCATGTGGTGTGTGCCCGGGCCGACTTCCAGGGGTTTGTGCTGTGAGACCGAAAGTCCTCATGAGATTGTCGAAGACAAAGAAGCATGTCAGCCGGGCCTATGGTGGCTCCATGTGTGCCAAGCATGTCTGTGACAGGATCAAGCAGGCTTTCCTTATTGAGGAGCAGAAAGTTGTTGTGAAAGTGTTGAAGGCACAAGCACAGAGTCAGAAGGCGGAATAA